One region of Mycobacterium riyadhense genomic DNA includes:
- the pdxH gene encoding pyridoxamine 5'-phosphate oxidase: MRAAGGFVENDGSPDLDTDWLADGWLALFRKWIGDAERAGLAEPNAMVLATVADGRPVSRSVLCKGADETGITFFTNYDSAKGAELAATPYASATFPWYQLGRQVHVRGPVRRVDPQVTRDYWSKRPRGSQLGAWASHQSRPIASRAALLGQLAEVSARFAETEQVPVPPNWGGYVIAPEVVEFWQGRENRLHNRIRVIGDRIERLQP, from the coding sequence ATGCGTGCGGCCGGCGGGTTCGTCGAGAACGACGGCAGTCCCGACCTGGACACGGACTGGCTCGCCGATGGTTGGCTTGCGTTGTTCCGCAAGTGGATTGGCGACGCCGAACGCGCTGGACTCGCCGAGCCCAATGCGATGGTGCTGGCTACCGTTGCCGACGGCAGGCCGGTCAGCCGATCGGTGTTATGCAAGGGCGCGGATGAGACCGGGATCACCTTTTTCACCAACTATGACTCGGCCAAGGGTGCCGAGCTAGCGGCGACGCCGTACGCGTCGGCAACGTTTCCCTGGTACCAACTCGGGCGCCAGGTGCATGTCCGCGGCCCGGTGCGCCGGGTAGACCCACAGGTGACCCGGGATTACTGGTCCAAGCGGCCCCGCGGCTCCCAACTGGGTGCGTGGGCATCGCACCAGTCGCGGCCGATCGCGTCGCGTGCGGCGCTGCTTGGTCAGCTCGCGGAGGTGAGTGCACGCTTCGCCGAGACTGAACAGGTGCCGGTGCCCCCCAACTGGGGTGGCTACGTCATTGCGCCTGAGGTGGTGGAGTTCTGGCAGGGCCGGGAAAACCGGCTACACAACCGAATTCGGGTCATCGGCGATCGGATCGAGCGCCTGCAGCCCTGA
- a CDS encoding citrate synthase 2, with protein MTVVPENFVAGLEGVVAFTTEIAEPDKDGGALRYRGVDIEDLVNQRVTFGDVWALLVDGKFGNGLPPAEPFPLPIHTGDVRVDVQAGLAMLAPIWGYAPLLDTDDDAARDQLARASVMALSYVAQSARGIYQPAVPQRVIDECPTVTARFMTRWQGEPDPRHIEAIDAYWVSAAEHGMNASTFTARVIASTGADVAASLSGAIGAMSGPLHGGAPARVLPMLEEVEQTGDARGLVKGILDRGEKLMGFGHRVYRAEDPRARVLRATAERLAAPRYEVAVAVEQAALAELRERRPDRAIETNVEFWAAVILDFARVPAKMMPAMFTCGRTAGWCAHILEQKRLGKLVRPSAIYVGPGPRRPESVEGWDRVLTTA; from the coding sequence ATGACTGTGGTCCCCGAAAATTTTGTCGCCGGCCTCGAAGGCGTGGTGGCCTTTACCACCGAAATTGCCGAACCGGATAAAGACGGCGGCGCGCTGCGCTACCGCGGCGTCGACATCGAGGATCTGGTGAATCAGCGGGTCACATTCGGCGACGTATGGGCGCTGCTCGTCGATGGAAAGTTCGGTAACGGGCTGCCGCCCGCTGAGCCATTCCCGCTGCCGATCCACACCGGCGATGTGCGCGTCGACGTCCAGGCCGGTTTGGCGATGCTGGCTCCCATCTGGGGCTACGCACCACTGCTCGATACCGACGACGACGCAGCGCGTGACCAACTGGCCCGGGCATCGGTGATGGCGTTGTCCTATGTCGCGCAATCCGCCCGCGGGATCTACCAGCCCGCGGTCCCGCAACGAGTCATCGATGAATGCCCCACCGTCACAGCACGTTTCATGACCCGCTGGCAGGGTGAGCCAGACCCACGGCATATCGAGGCTATCGACGCCTACTGGGTGTCGGCCGCCGAACACGGCATGAATGCCTCGACGTTCACCGCGCGGGTGATCGCCTCCACCGGCGCCGACGTCGCGGCATCGCTGTCCGGGGCGATCGGGGCGATGAGCGGGCCGCTACACGGTGGGGCTCCGGCCCGCGTCCTGCCGATGCTTGAAGAGGTTGAGCAGACTGGCGACGCCCGCGGCCTGGTCAAAGGAATCCTGGATCGCGGCGAGAAACTGATGGGATTTGGACACCGGGTCTATCGTGCGGAGGACCCCCGGGCACGGGTGCTGCGGGCGACCGCCGAGCGGTTGGCCGCTCCGCGCTACGAGGTCGCAGTGGCGGTGGAGCAGGCGGCCTTGGCGGAGCTGCGGGAACGTCGTCCCGACCGCGCGATCGAGACCAATGTGGAGTTCTGGGCCGCCGTCATCCTCGACTTCGCCCGGGTGCCGGCAAAGATGATGCCGGCGATGTTCACCTGCGGCCGCACCGCCGGGTGGTGCGCCCACATCCTCGAGCAGAAGCGGCTCGGCAAACTCGTCCGGCCGTCGGCCATCTATGTGGGACCTGGCCCGCGCCGCCCGGAATCGGTCGAAGGGTGGGATCGCGTCCTCACCACCGCCTGA
- a CDS encoding PE family protein — protein MSYVSVVPELVTAAAADLETIGSTLDAARITAVPATLAVAPAAADEVSLAIAQLFSEHAQDYQAVARDAAAYQNQFVQNLRAAPAAYTAAEELIASLVRGLDAEVRYYATAGIALSDMIMLTPVQLLAFIAFSLFWPLLPLLPLLKFSQIWTLFTEVISRQPISYPYVESSLALAIIRAIIPGFSPTA, from the coding sequence ATGTCGTATGTGAGCGTGGTGCCGGAGCTGGTGACGGCGGCGGCAGCGGATTTGGAGACCATCGGTTCGACGCTCGACGCGGCCCGCATAACGGCGGTCCCAGCGACCCTTGCGGTGGCGCCAGCCGCCGCCGATGAGGTGTCGCTGGCTATCGCGCAGTTGTTCTCGGAGCACGCCCAGGACTACCAGGCGGTGGCTAGGGATGCCGCCGCGTATCAGAATCAGTTTGTCCAGAACTTGCGGGCGGCTCCGGCCGCGTACACCGCCGCCGAGGAGCTGATCGCCTCGTTGGTGCGGGGGTTGGACGCGGAGGTGCGCTATTACGCGACCGCTGGGATCGCCTTGAGTGATATGATAATGCTAACTCCGGTGCAATTACTCGCATTTATTGCGTTCTCGCTTTTTTGGCCATTGTTGCCCCTTTTGCCATTATTGAAATTCTCACAAATATGGACGCTGTTCACCGAGGTGATTAGCAGGCAACCGATCTCCTATCCATACGTAGAAAGTTCCCTCGCACTCGCGATTATTCGAGCGATTATCCCTGGGTTTTCCCCCACTGCGTAG
- a CDS encoding helix-turn-helix transcriptional regulator, producing MRLSWPLVGRSEEMRTIEAAIAASDVSGIVVCGAAGVGKSRIAREALWAASARGVEGRWVVGTSAGRAIPLGAFTAWAPPGVTDTHQLLHGVMESLTAAPAGVTVVLAVDDAHLLDDLSVFVLHQIVQRGAAKVMLTVRDGDPLPAAVQEIWTVGSFDRLDLQPLSLDETMTLLSETLAGPVDPGAAQRLWKLTRGNLLYLRNIVEQEVADARIMRQDGYWRWLGDPVMPPGLVELIESRIGALPAPVSDVLDAVVVGEPIELAHLRRVADPAAIEKADTRALITLEPVDGGVQVRLAHPLYGEVRRRRAAPTRLRRLRGLVAAELARADDCDDIQVVVRRATLSMDSDLAPDPHLLVRAAHGAVWLAELPLADRLAEAAVRAGAGPEPNFIRAHALSWSGRGDEADAVLAEIRADQLTDSERARLAFLRASNMLWALGEPARAKEIIDDAAHTAAPQARCYVDAFLTVYWFATDQPAAALHASKSLTLAELPAVVGAEIAWVLATISADAGRAAEAVAVAEAGYSAAARSFDAPHMRFNIADSHVSALLLAGGIADALDVAERVRRQAADMPGAAQLLGAAVAGRAALGAGRLHSAGALLEHSALGLSATHALGWGYRYHISRATALAICGSTAEAADALAALDKQRRPFRSLDYERSLAHAWVAAGQGAVSEAITIVLSAAERASIKGQFAAEVLCLQTAAQFGDHSGAVRLRDLAAIVEGPRVGVAARFSAALSDGDGTELAAVSEEFERMGDLVAAIDAAAHAALAYRGRDLRGSALGCATRAGALAEQCGGARTPALRRASEPLPFTDREREIVMLIGEGLSNRAVAERLTLSVRTVESHIYRAMSKTGTTSREELAALVPRRGGTHGVT from the coding sequence GTGCGCTTGTCGTGGCCGCTGGTCGGCCGCTCGGAGGAGATGCGGACGATCGAGGCCGCCATCGCGGCTTCGGATGTTTCGGGGATCGTCGTCTGCGGCGCGGCGGGTGTGGGCAAGAGCCGGATCGCCCGGGAGGCATTGTGGGCCGCCTCTGCACGGGGAGTCGAAGGCCGGTGGGTGGTCGGCACTTCGGCGGGGCGGGCAATTCCGCTGGGCGCTTTCACCGCGTGGGCGCCGCCCGGGGTCACCGACACTCACCAGTTGTTGCACGGAGTTATGGAGTCGCTGACCGCGGCGCCGGCGGGCGTCACCGTGGTGCTGGCGGTCGACGACGCCCACTTGCTCGACGACCTATCGGTATTCGTTCTGCATCAGATCGTGCAGCGAGGCGCAGCGAAAGTGATGCTCACCGTGCGCGACGGCGACCCGCTTCCCGCCGCGGTGCAAGAGATATGGACGGTCGGCTCATTCGACCGGCTTGACTTGCAGCCACTGTCGCTCGACGAAACCATGACGCTGCTGTCGGAAACCTTGGCTGGACCTGTGGACCCGGGTGCCGCTCAGCGACTGTGGAAGCTCACTCGCGGCAACCTTTTGTATCTCCGCAACATCGTCGAACAGGAGGTCGCTGACGCTCGAATCATGCGGCAGGACGGCTACTGGCGCTGGCTCGGCGATCCCGTCATGCCGCCCGGGCTGGTCGAGCTGATCGAATCGCGCATCGGAGCCCTGCCCGCGCCGGTCAGCGATGTGCTCGACGCGGTGGTCGTCGGGGAGCCCATCGAGCTGGCGCACCTGAGGCGCGTCGCTGATCCGGCGGCGATCGAGAAGGCCGACACGCGGGCCCTCATCACGCTCGAGCCGGTAGACGGCGGCGTCCAGGTGCGGTTGGCGCATCCGCTTTACGGCGAGGTTCGCCGACGGCGCGCGGCGCCAACCCGGCTACGACGGTTGCGCGGACTCGTCGCCGCCGAACTCGCCCGAGCCGATGACTGCGACGACATCCAGGTTGTGGTGCGCCGCGCCACCCTGAGCATGGACTCCGATCTCGCACCCGATCCCCATCTACTGGTCAGGGCGGCCCATGGTGCCGTCTGGCTGGCGGAGCTGCCACTAGCCGATCGACTTGCCGAAGCGGCAGTCCGCGCAGGCGCCGGACCCGAGCCGAACTTCATTCGCGCGCACGCGCTTTCGTGGTCAGGCCGGGGCGACGAGGCGGACGCGGTGCTGGCCGAAATTCGCGCCGACCAGTTGACCGACAGCGAGCGCGCCCGACTCGCATTCCTGCGGGCCAGCAACATGCTGTGGGCACTCGGTGAGCCCGCACGCGCGAAAGAGATCATCGACGACGCGGCGCACACCGCAGCACCACAGGCCCGTTGCTATGTCGATGCCTTCCTCACGGTGTACTGGTTCGCGACGGACCAGCCCGCAGCGGCGCTACATGCGTCGAAGAGCCTCACCTTGGCTGAGCTCCCCGCCGTCGTTGGCGCTGAGATCGCCTGGGTCCTGGCCACAATATCCGCGGATGCTGGGCGCGCCGCCGAAGCCGTAGCCGTCGCGGAGGCGGGATACAGCGCTGCGGCACGCTCTTTCGATGCTCCGCACATGAGGTTCAACATCGCGGATTCGCACGTCAGCGCGCTGCTACTGGCCGGCGGCATTGCGGACGCCCTTGACGTGGCCGAGCGGGTGCGTCGCCAGGCGGCCGACATGCCGGGCGCGGCTCAATTGCTCGGCGCTGCCGTGGCGGGTCGGGCCGCCCTCGGCGCCGGACGCCTGCATTCCGCGGGTGCATTGCTTGAACACTCGGCACTTGGACTATCCGCCACGCACGCCTTGGGCTGGGGATACCGCTATCACATCTCGCGCGCGACTGCGCTCGCGATATGCGGTTCCACCGCGGAGGCAGCCGACGCGCTAGCCGCCCTGGACAAGCAGCGACGCCCCTTCCGGTCGCTGGACTATGAGCGCAGCCTGGCCCACGCATGGGTGGCTGCGGGCCAGGGCGCCGTCAGTGAGGCCATCACCATCGTGTTATCGGCTGCCGAAAGGGCGTCAATCAAGGGTCAATTCGCGGCAGAAGTGCTCTGCCTGCAGACCGCCGCGCAGTTCGGTGACCATTCGGGCGCGGTCAGATTGCGTGACCTTGCAGCGATCGTCGAGGGGCCACGTGTCGGCGTCGCGGCACGGTTCTCGGCCGCACTGAGTGACGGCGACGGCACTGAATTAGCAGCGGTATCAGAAGAATTCGAGCGGATGGGGGACCTCGTCGCCGCCATCGATGCGGCCGCCCATGCCGCCCTGGCGTACCGCGGCCGGGACCTGCGGGGATCGGCGTTGGGATGCGCGACGCGCGCTGGCGCGCTGGCCGAACAATGCGGCGGCGCCCGGACTCCGGCGCTTCGTCGGGCCAGCGAACCGTTGCCGTTCACCGATCGCGAACGCGAGATCGTGATGCTGATCGGTGAGGGGCTGTCCAACCGGGCGGTTGCGGAGCGGCTTACGCTTTCCGTACGCACTGTCGAAAGCCACATCTACCGGGCGATGTCGAAGACCGGGACCACCAGCCGCGAGGAACTCGCCGCCCTGGTGCCTCGTCGCGGGGGCACACACGGAGTGACTTAG